Part of the Candidatus Schekmanbacteria bacterium genome, CCTGACTGCTTTCCGAAATCTGTCTCGAAGCTTCAAGGACCTGTTCAGCCGAACATTTTGTCTGTAACAGAATTGTATCAAGATTTGAAACTGCTTTATTGAGCGATTCCTTTATTTTTGCGAATTCGCCAGCATAGTCATTTTTCATTCTAACGGCAAGGTTATAGTTTGCGATTTTTTCAAGTACTTCAGCTGATTCATCAATAGGTTTTATAATAGAATCGAGAAGTTCATTTGAAGTTACAGCAAGTTTCCTGAAACTTCCCTTATACTTTGATACATCAACTCTCTTTTTAAGATTTCCTTCCTTTGCGCTTCTGATGACTGCTTCAGTATCATCTATAACTTCTCTTAATGTATTCTGAAGGTTCAAGAAGGATTTATTCATCTCATCTTTTTCACTTTTCATTACTGCAGAAATTTTAAGTTTGCCATTTGCCAATTCGTTGACACATTTAGCGGCATTTTTTATATATTCTGTCAATTCTCTGAAAGCTTGCGCCAACATCCCTATCTCATCCTTTGAATTATATTCTATTTCTATATTTGTTTCGCCCATCGATATCCTCTTTGCTGTTTCTGAGATATCTTTCAGCGGTTTTGTAATTCTTCTTAAAATTAGGAAAATTATTGAAGCAAGAACTAAGGTAAGAAGGAATGATTTTATGAGATCTTTTCTTATGTTTGCGTTGAGCATCTTTATTTTCGAATTTGCCCACATTTCTAAATTTAAAAAAGCCATTATCTTTCCTTTTTCAACATTGCTGTGACAATCAATACATCTTTCATCTGCTTTGATTGGGATTAGTCCCTCAATGAACTCCTTACCTCTTATATTATTGTTTAAGTTAAAGTTTTCAGAATCACTGCCGGAATTGGATTTGACTAAATTTTTGATTTTCTCTTTTTGTAGTTTTTCACTTGCTTTTGAAGAGAGATAAATTTTCCCATCAGATGTTATAATTGATACTCCTTTGACAGAATCTATTTTAACTGCATCGTTGATTGTTTGCTGAATGATTTGTTTTTCACCTTTTACCATACTGCTTTTTATTACGGACTTTACTAAAGCCGATAAGTCAGTTGCTTCTTTAATCAGGTCTGTTTTAAATTCTTCTTTTGCTTTTTTGGTTTGAAAATAAGTGTTTATCCCTAAAATTATCAAGAGAGTGGAACAAATCATCAAAGCTGTTTTTATTGAAATCCCAATACCTTCACTCCTTTTCATTAGCAACTCCTCTTATAGTTGTTTATAGAAATGAATTTCCAATCCTCTCTACTTCAGTGACTAATTCAAAGATTATAAGATTTAGCTCTTTCCCTATTATTTCAAGAAGCTTGGCATTTTCTATCTCCGGTTTGTATGCAATACCATCTGCGCCAATTCCGATTCCTGCCATTAAACACATAAGGTCGCTGAGGTGTATGATTTCTATTGATTCTCTTATTTCTTCAGGGCTTTTATCCGGTTCATGATGATATTTAATTATTGTTGTCAGTTCATTTGGAAAATTCCACTTCTCAGAAAGTATTGCTCCAACTTCGGCATGTGTAGTATTTAGGATTTCTTTTTCAGCTTCCGAAAATGTGCATTTTTTTTGAATCACGAGTTTGTAAATTTTCATATATTCATTTTTTACATATCTGCTTAATATAAGTTTCCCTATGTCGTGGAGAAGAGATGCTGTAAAAAGCATAGTTTGGTTTTCTCTATTCATTTTCTTCAACAATATTTGTGAAGCGCTTGCGCATCCTGTCGAATGCCTATAAAGTTCTCCTTCATCAAGACAATATCCATCGATTTCTTCTTTCAAAAAATTTGCAGAACTTCCCATCAAAGCAATCTTGATAAGTTCATTAGTGCCAACATAAGTTGCCGCTTCATTGAGAGATGAAACCTTTCTCATTAGCCCATAATAAGCTGAATTGCATATTTTCAAGGTATTGGCTGTAATTGCTGGATCATACTTGATGATGTCAACTATCTCTGACAACTCAACA contains:
- a CDS encoding methyl-accepting chemotaxis protein: MKRSEGIGISIKTALMICSTLLIILGINTYFQTKKAKEEFKTDLIKEATDLSALVKSVIKSSMVKGEKQIIQQTINDAVKIDSVKGVSIITSDGKIYLSSKASEKLQKEKIKNLVKSNSGSDSENFNLNNNIRGKEFIEGLIPIKADERCIDCHSNVEKGKIMAFLNLEMWANSKIKMLNANIRKDLIKSFLLTLVLASIIFLILRRITKPLKDISETAKRISMGETNIEIEYNSKDEIGMLAQAFRELTEYIKNAAKCVNELANGKLKISAVMKSEKDEMNKSFLNLQNTLREVIDDTEAVIRSAKEGNLKKRVDVSKYKGSFRKLAVTSNELLDSIIKPIDESAEVLEKIANYNLAVRMKNDYAGEFAKIKESLNKAVSNLDTILLQTKCSAEQVLEASRQISESSQVLAGGAYEQTQSQENISKNIEEMKEVTNKNSNSAKHAMEISEDAKKLTDESMKKMNILSEAILKTKESSDATGKIVKTIDEIAFQTNLLALNASVEAARAGEAGKGFAVVAEEVRNLAIKSAEAARNSAELIKDSIENAENAVQINDSVINIMNETLEHINKANNEIKQIAQALIEQNERANNIFSEVDQLNIITQQNAASSQQLASASQELAGQSAEVKDMMGNFILTEKGKVKKKKDPTKIVKENNVENIIPFNSSEDEKILESF
- a CDS encoding HDOD domain-containing protein, whose protein sequence is MNCLNEIMESIETLPTLPTVFMKTVALLDKKDVELSEIVDIIKYDPAITANTLKICNSAYYGLMRKVSSLNEAATYVGTNELIKIALMGSSANFLKEEIDGYCLDEGELYRHSTGCASASQILLKKMNRENQTMLFTASLLHDIGKLILSRYVKNEYMKIYKLVIQKKCTFSEAEKEILNTTHAEVGAILSEKWNFPNELTTIIKYHHEPDKSPEEIRESIEIIHLSDLMCLMAGIGIGADGIAYKPEIENAKLLEIIGKELNLIIFELVTEVERIGNSFL